The following proteins come from a genomic window of Stigmatella erecta:
- a CDS encoding DUF1501 domain-containing protein, with product MKKNPTPPSPGRRNLLKAAAGFMGASLFGGLPFRAFAQASELAAPDRCFIFVYFNGGWDQLLAFDPKDPDIFTPERVTSTQILPGYNLINDSRFESRPLVPEKNGVQSNIHFGPAVGRLSNHFDLMTVVRGINMNTLGHEVGYRYFLTGKQPIGSAARGSSTATEIVGQFKPAVPIPSVAYNIETYNDRYPGQANALRVSRSADLLLTLSPSSRTLDSEIEKELVDLRGQPISCEAAAYGARGVGTTYATSQDQMRSVLSNRLDNAFRFERPEHAELRQKYGLAATGPYDNEAGRAALVATALKQGISQCVTINLTGGLDTHFGTQLTHASNQRRGFDALATLVDDLRASNHPAGGNFMDHTTIMVFSEFSRTPTINTSGGRDHHLSNSCLLMGAGVKHNFVLGRSGDIGMSPGTFDLRTGASDPNGENILPEHVIATVLASANLDYSITRVEPLRTILA from the coding sequence ATGAAGAAGAACCCAACGCCCCCCAGTCCTGGCCGCCGCAACCTGCTCAAGGCCGCCGCCGGCTTCATGGGCGCCAGCCTCTTCGGCGGCCTGCCCTTCCGCGCGTTCGCCCAGGCGTCGGAGCTGGCCGCCCCGGACCGCTGCTTCATCTTCGTGTACTTCAACGGTGGCTGGGATCAGCTGCTGGCCTTCGATCCCAAGGACCCGGACATCTTCACCCCGGAGCGGGTCACCAGCACGCAGATCCTCCCCGGCTACAACCTCATCAATGACTCGCGCTTCGAGTCCCGGCCGCTGGTGCCGGAGAAGAATGGCGTCCAGTCGAACATCCACTTCGGCCCCGCGGTGGGCCGGCTGTCGAACCACTTCGATCTGATGACGGTGGTGCGCGGCATCAACATGAACACGCTGGGCCACGAGGTGGGCTACCGCTACTTCCTCACCGGCAAGCAGCCCATCGGCAGCGCGGCGCGTGGCTCGTCCACCGCCACGGAGATCGTCGGGCAGTTCAAGCCCGCGGTGCCCATCCCCTCGGTGGCCTACAACATCGAGACGTACAACGACCGCTACCCCGGCCAGGCCAACGCCCTCCGGGTGAGCCGCTCGGCGGACCTGCTGCTGACGCTCTCGCCCAGCTCCCGCACGCTGGACAGCGAAATCGAGAAGGAGCTGGTGGACCTGCGCGGCCAGCCCATCTCGTGCGAGGCGGCGGCCTACGGGGCGCGCGGCGTGGGGACGACGTACGCGACGAGCCAGGACCAGATGCGCTCGGTGCTCTCCAACCGGCTGGACAACGCCTTCCGCTTCGAGCGGCCCGAGCACGCGGAGCTGCGGCAGAAGTACGGCCTGGCGGCCACGGGGCCCTACGACAACGAGGCGGGCCGCGCGGCGCTGGTGGCCACCGCGCTCAAGCAGGGCATCAGCCAGTGTGTCACCATCAACCTGACCGGTGGCCTGGACACGCACTTCGGCACCCAGCTCACGCACGCCAGCAACCAGCGCCGCGGCTTCGACGCGCTGGCCACGCTTGTGGACGACCTCCGGGCAAGCAACCATCCGGCGGGCGGCAACTTCATGGACCACACCACCATCATGGTGTTCTCCGAGTTCTCCCGCACGCCGACCATCAACACCTCGGGTGGGCGCGACCACCACCTGTCCAACAGCTGCCTGCTCATGGGGGCAGGGGTGAAGCACAACTTCGTGCTGGGCCGCAGCGGGGACATCGGCATGTCGCCGGGCACGTTTGACCTTCGGACCGGAGCATCGGATCCTAACGGGGAAAACATCCTGCCGGAGCACGTCATCGCCACGGTGCTGGCTTCGGCGAACCTCGACTACAGCATCACCCGGGTGGAGCCGCTGAGGACCATCCTGGCCTGA
- a CDS encoding DUF1585 domain-containing protein: MAVAPAASAEEAVCGPVEQVPLQRHLRQLSLDLLGRPPTIEEYQAIEAQGAIGAEDIQQMMSSEEFYLRMRGFHRALLRSNIKSSVNDNSDYRVQGTGAVNNPFGMRGNTATGLRGVNGQACDGYIEQQECNGTRQDPHAEPATKKCADERGVPLPVSFDYDTNYFACTRLDATDASITSCEVAVSKGLLPAKRLYFCDMRRLGDGKLHPHSCLPDPAKNTTGALTQEELDGSGKVVAFLHPNPPDSRALARLDRCTLEPTLRNGVKGSYAAPRGCIQREGYLMKPLPFFPVSAAAEQAGKVAVCAYDAQERDVNPWTLESCETSRFAADRSCGCGVKMRRCGVADAYANTYNARTDAFNAEPELIADSVIRNDEPYYNILTTRRSFVNGTLSEFYRQRQGVGIFNVTAPAPLEAVPAIAYNDQATWQEYTRSAFHSGVLTTPAFLYRFPTQRARVNEFYEAFLCKTFVPSKDPLPPPEDPSHRDNNLARRAGCNYCHATIEPTGAHWGRFDERNSLFLSPERYPRSDPKCRTCALNGDTSCGGECGAYVMQAFDEEGANSLGMLKTYLYRTESEEPNIEGGPSLLVQRMLQTGDMERCTVKRMWHEFLGRPMTAQEQQLYLESLAQNFASNHHSLKSLIETLLMTDAYRRID; this comes from the coding sequence ATGGCGGTGGCGCCTGCTGCCTCGGCCGAGGAGGCGGTTTGTGGTCCGGTGGAGCAGGTTCCCCTGCAACGGCACCTGCGCCAGCTGTCCCTGGACTTGCTGGGCCGGCCGCCCACCATCGAGGAGTACCAGGCCATCGAGGCCCAGGGCGCCATCGGCGCCGAGGACATCCAGCAGATGATGAGCTCGGAAGAGTTCTACCTGCGGATGCGCGGCTTCCACCGGGCGCTGTTGCGCTCGAACATCAAGTCGAGCGTCAACGACAACAGCGACTACCGGGTGCAGGGCACCGGGGCGGTGAACAACCCCTTCGGCATGCGGGGCAACACCGCCACCGGCCTCCGGGGCGTCAACGGCCAGGCCTGTGACGGCTACATCGAGCAGCAGGAGTGCAACGGCACGCGGCAGGATCCGCACGCGGAGCCGGCCACCAAGAAGTGCGCGGACGAGCGGGGCGTGCCGCTGCCGGTGAGCTTCGACTACGACACGAACTACTTCGCCTGCACGCGGCTGGACGCGACCGATGCGTCCATCACCTCGTGCGAGGTGGCGGTGAGCAAGGGCCTGCTGCCCGCCAAGCGGCTGTACTTCTGCGACATGCGGCGGCTGGGCGACGGCAAGCTCCACCCGCACTCCTGCCTGCCGGACCCGGCCAAGAACACCACGGGCGCGCTGACGCAGGAGGAGCTGGACGGCTCGGGCAAGGTGGTGGCCTTCCTTCACCCCAATCCGCCCGACAGCCGGGCGCTGGCGCGGCTGGACCGCTGCACCCTGGAGCCCACGCTGCGCAATGGCGTGAAGGGCAGCTACGCGGCCCCGCGCGGCTGCATCCAGCGCGAGGGCTACCTGATGAAGCCCCTGCCGTTCTTCCCGGTGAGCGCCGCGGCGGAGCAGGCCGGCAAGGTGGCCGTGTGCGCCTATGACGCGCAGGAGCGGGACGTGAACCCGTGGACGCTGGAGTCCTGTGAGACGTCCCGCTTCGCCGCGGACCGCAGCTGCGGCTGCGGCGTGAAGATGCGCCGCTGCGGCGTGGCGGACGCGTACGCCAACACCTACAACGCGCGCACCGACGCCTTCAACGCGGAGCCGGAGCTCATCGCCGACTCGGTGATTCGCAACGACGAGCCCTACTACAACATCCTCACCACGCGCCGCTCGTTCGTGAACGGCACCCTGTCCGAGTTCTACCGGCAGCGCCAGGGCGTGGGCATCTTCAACGTCACGGCCCCCGCGCCCCTGGAGGCGGTGCCGGCCATCGCCTACAACGATCAGGCCACCTGGCAGGAGTACACGCGCAGCGCGTTCCACTCCGGTGTGCTCACCACCCCCGCGTTCCTCTACCGCTTCCCCACGCAGCGCGCGCGCGTGAACGAGTTCTACGAGGCCTTCCTCTGCAAGACGTTCGTGCCGTCGAAGGATCCGCTGCCTCCGCCCGAGGACCCCAGCCACCGCGACAACAACCTCGCGCGCCGCGCCGGGTGCAACTACTGCCACGCCACCATCGAGCCCACGGGCGCGCACTGGGGCCGCTTCGATGAGCGCAACTCGCTGTTCCTCTCCCCGGAGCGCTACCCGCGCTCGGATCCGAAGTGCAGGACGTGCGCCCTGAACGGGGACACCTCGTGCGGCGGCGAGTGCGGCGCCTACGTGATGCAGGCCTTCGACGAGGAGGGGGCCAACTCGCTCGGCATGCTCAAGACGTACCTGTACCGCACGGAGTCCGAGGAGCCGAACATCGAGGGCGGCCCCTCGCTGCTGGTGCAGCGGATGCTGCAGACAGGCGACATGGAGCGCTGCACCGTCAAGCGCATGTGGCACGAGTTCCTGGGCCGGCCCATGACCGCGCAGGAGCAGCAGCTGTACCTCGAGTCCCTGGCCCAGAACTTCGCCAGCAACCACCACAGCCTGAAGTCTCTCATCGAGACGCTGCTGATGACCGATGCCTACCGGAGGATCGACTGA